The Paenibacillus sp. MBLB1832 genome has a window encoding:
- a CDS encoding MBL fold metallo-hydrolase: MINIQSFVLGPVQTNAYLLSNPETNQGIIIDPGMNPKSLIKKIADMDIVAILLTHAHFDHIGGVDEIRKLKGCPVYIHDLEADWLTNPKKNGSARWPDLGAPIVTDPAEFALDEGQTLEFLGIQLKVFHTPGHSPGSVSFLYDNHLFGGDVLFKLSVGRTDLLGGDHNTLLDSIQDKLFLLDDEVIVYPGHGAKTTIGFERENNPYV; encoded by the coding sequence ATGATTAACATTCAATCTTTCGTCTTGGGACCCGTGCAGACCAATGCTTACCTGCTATCGAATCCAGAGACGAATCAAGGTATCATTATCGATCCGGGGATGAATCCGAAATCGTTGATCAAGAAGATTGCCGACATGGATATCGTGGCGATTCTGCTCACGCATGCGCACTTTGATCATATCGGCGGCGTTGACGAGATTCGTAAGCTTAAAGGCTGTCCCGTGTATATTCATGATTTGGAAGCCGATTGGCTGACGAATCCGAAGAAGAACGGTTCTGCGCGCTGGCCCGATCTCGGCGCACCAATTGTGACAGATCCAGCGGAATTCGCGCTGGATGAGGGACAAACACTGGAGTTTCTGGGCATCCAGCTCAAGGTGTTTCACACGCCGGGCCATTCTCCTGGCAGTGTGAGCTTCTTGTATGATAATCACCTGTTCGGCGGTGATGTGTTGTTCAAGCTATCAGTCGGTCGGACCGACTTGCTCGGCGGCGACCACAACACACTGCTCGACTCCATTCAGGACAAGTTGTTCCTGCTGGATGACGAGGTCATCGTGTACCCTGGACACGGCGCTAAGACAACGATCGGCTTCGAGCGTGAGAACAACCCATACGTGTAA
- a CDS encoding Gfo/Idh/MocA family protein has product MLKVAIIGAGAISRAHIEAYLQFPERCTIVAISDIYEDKAQERIDQFQLNARSIKDYKELLQEEIDLVSICTPPYTHASLAVEFMEAGAHVMVEKPMASSLEECDLMNAAAQRTGKLLSVVAQNRFKTPMMKMKSVLESGLMGNIVHVQVDSFWWRGHCYYDLWWRGTWEKEGGGPTLNHAVHHIDALLWMMGSPTEVQAFMSNVSHDNAEVEDLSIGMLRYANGALGQITSSVVHHGEEQQLIFQGAKARVSAPWKVKASNSTSNGFPEPNTELEEELQALYSNLPDVTYEGHAGQIDNVLSAIETGEALLIDGISGRQTLELITGIYKSASTGELVKLPLTAADSFYTRDGVMANATHFYEKSASIENFAPQNITTGNSYK; this is encoded by the coding sequence TTGTTGAAAGTAGCGATTATCGGAGCTGGCGCGATTTCGAGGGCGCACATTGAAGCGTATTTACAATTTCCAGAGCGGTGCACGATTGTTGCAATAAGTGATATTTACGAGGATAAGGCGCAGGAGCGGATTGATCAATTCCAGCTAAATGCGCGTTCGATCAAGGATTACAAGGAATTACTCCAGGAGGAGATTGACCTCGTATCGATCTGTACGCCGCCCTATACGCATGCTTCGTTGGCGGTGGAATTCATGGAGGCTGGCGCGCATGTGATGGTTGAGAAGCCGATGGCTTCCTCTCTCGAAGAATGCGACTTGATGAATGCGGCCGCACAGCGGACAGGCAAGCTGCTCTCGGTTGTGGCCCAGAACCGATTCAAGACGCCGATGATGAAAATGAAATCGGTGCTGGAGAGCGGCCTCATGGGCAACATCGTCCATGTGCAGGTGGACTCCTTCTGGTGGCGCGGCCACTGTTACTATGACCTCTGGTGGCGGGGCACATGGGAGAAGGAAGGCGGCGGCCCAACGCTGAACCATGCGGTGCATCATATCGACGCGCTGCTGTGGATGATGGGCAGCCCGACAGAGGTGCAAGCGTTCATGAGCAACGTGTCGCACGACAACGCCGAGGTCGAAGACCTTTCGATTGGCATGCTGCGCTATGCGAATGGCGCATTAGGTCAAATCACGAGCTCGGTTGTTCATCATGGCGAGGAGCAACAGTTGATTTTTCAAGGTGCGAAAGCGCGAGTCTCGGCACCGTGGAAGGTGAAGGCGTCGAACTCGACGTCAAATGGTTTTCCAGAACCAAACACGGAGCTGGAAGAGGAGCTGCAAGCTTTGTACAGCAACTTGCCAGATGTCACCTACGAAGGCCATGCAGGCCAAATCGACAATGTGCTGAGTGCGATCGAAACGGGAGAGGCATTGCTGATCGATGGGATCAGCGGTCGTCAAACGTTGGAGCTCATCACGGGGATCTACAAATCAGCGAGCACAGGAGAGCTGGTGAAACTCCCGCTAACCGCAGCGGATTCGTTCTATACGAGAGACGGTGTGATGGCGAATGCGACGCATTTTTATGAGAAAAGTGCATCGATTGAAAATTTTGCCCCACAGAATATAACAACGGGCAACTCATATAAATAA
- a CDS encoding AraC family transcriptional regulator has translation MTYVQNVGLNESPLYFTYKRTSVGNDQFQGTFHAHQGLEILVVHQGKGTLIIDQKSYEVTSGMLCVFQPYQLHHIQMDVSPDTPFVRSIVHFEPSLYELYFEHWPRLLAFFKHIQTSTLHAPCLYGLGEEDQFHSLFESLETKLISLNKKDELEEFSLFLVAFFRSFMPLWEQQEGQIRSGPTRKTHQAERILSWLEAHYTEPLRLELMSADLHLSPYHLSHLFTECTGTSISDYVTALRLQQAIKLLTSTDQPVAHIGEAIGVTNCSYFCKMFKSHVGVTPHQYRKQWQKQQLDAGLIRSR, from the coding sequence ATGACCTATGTTCAGAACGTAGGCTTGAACGAAAGCCCGCTCTATTTTACCTATAAACGTACAAGCGTTGGAAATGATCAGTTTCAGGGAACGTTCCACGCCCATCAGGGGCTTGAAATCCTCGTTGTCCATCAGGGAAAAGGGACGCTCATCATTGATCAGAAAAGTTATGAAGTCACCTCCGGCATGCTATGCGTGTTTCAGCCGTATCAACTGCACCACATTCAGATGGACGTGAGTCCGGACACGCCGTTCGTGAGGTCCATTGTCCATTTTGAACCGTCCCTCTACGAGCTATACTTCGAGCATTGGCCGCGATTGCTGGCCTTTTTCAAACATATCCAAACCAGCACGTTGCACGCCCCTTGCCTTTATGGGCTGGGTGAGGAGGATCAGTTTCACTCCCTCTTCGAGAGCTTAGAAACCAAGCTGATTTCCTTAAATAAAAAAGACGAGCTTGAGGAATTCTCCCTCTTTCTCGTCGCTTTCTTCCGTAGCTTCATGCCGCTGTGGGAGCAGCAGGAAGGGCAGATTCGTTCAGGCCCGACTCGGAAAACTCACCAAGCCGAGCGCATATTAAGCTGGTTGGAGGCCCATTACACCGAGCCCTTGCGGTTAGAGCTTATGTCAGCGGACCTGCACCTGTCACCCTACCACTTGTCCCATCTATTTACGGAGTGTACAGGCACTAGTATTTCTGACTATGTAACTGCCCTTCGGCTTCAGCAAGCGATCAAGCTGCTCACATCAACCGATCAACCCGTGGCTCATATTGGTGAGGCTATTGGGGTAACGAACTGCTCCTATTTTTGTAAAATGTTCAAAAGCCACGTCGGCGTCACGCCACATCAATACCGCAAACAATGGCAGAAGCAGCAGCTGGACGCCGGCCTTATTCGGTCGCGGTAA
- a CDS encoding (Fe-S)-binding protein, whose product MKVSLFITCLSDAIYPKVGEAIARLLGQYGIMLELPKVQTCCGQPAYNSGYWDEARATAKTILTAFEDSDFVISPSGSCTYMIHHYDNLFKDEPEWLEKAKQLQSKTYEFTQFLVNVLHITDLGAVFPHKVTYHPSCHGSRLLGVKDEPLALLGDVKDLELVPLPFAEDCCGFGGTFSVKMADISGAMVQEKVDHVKETEAEVLVGLDMACLMNIAGNLRYRNEPVRVMHLAELLYEGVKRA is encoded by the coding sequence ATGAAAGTTTCCTTATTTATAACATGCCTAAGCGATGCGATTTATCCGAAGGTCGGCGAAGCGATTGCGCGCCTGTTAGGTCAATACGGCATTATGCTGGAGTTGCCGAAGGTGCAAACGTGCTGCGGTCAGCCTGCTTATAACAGCGGCTACTGGGACGAGGCGAGAGCGACAGCAAAGACGATTCTTACCGCTTTTGAAGATAGTGATTTTGTGATTTCGCCTTCGGGCTCTTGCACGTATATGATTCATCACTACGACAACCTATTTAAGGATGAGCCAGAGTGGCTGGAGAAGGCGAAACAGCTGCAAAGCAAAACGTACGAGTTCACGCAGTTCCTAGTGAATGTCTTACATATAACGGATTTAGGGGCTGTTTTCCCTCATAAAGTCACGTATCACCCCTCCTGCCACGGCAGCAGGCTGCTCGGCGTCAAGGATGAGCCGCTTGCTTTGCTGGGGGATGTGAAGGATTTGGAACTGGTTCCGCTCCCATTTGCCGAGGATTGCTGTGGCTTTGGCGGTACCTTTTCAGTGAAAATGGCGGATATTTCCGGGGCCATGGTACAGGAGAAGGTTGACCATGTGAAGGAAACCGAAGCCGAGGTGCTTGTCGGTCTGGATATGGCCTGCCTGATGAATATTGCGGGCAACCTGCGTTATCGGAATGAGCCAGTGCGCGTCATGCATTTGGCTGAGCTGCTCTATGAAGGGGTGAAGCGCGCATGA
- a CDS encoding LutB/LldF family L-lactate oxidation iron-sulfur protein, with translation MSHGTMKSTVKERADLALNDEFLRKAVKFTTERLRGGKQKAAADHGNWDDWRERGRQIRLHTIAHLDYYLTTFANNARANGVHVHFAETDVEAVKISLEIAAAKQAKSVVKSKSMVTEELHLNKALATIGVEAIETDLGEYIIQLADETPSHIIIPAIHKNRYQIAELLSKDAGETLAPDTTILAGFVRKKLREKFLEADIGMTGCNFAIAESGSMVLFENEGNARMVTTVPKTQITLMGMERIIPTWADLEVMATLLPRSATGQKLTVYMSGITGPRRDVDGDGPDEMHIIIVDNGRSQQLGDPEFQELLNCIRCGACLNACPVYRHIGGHAYGGTYSGPIGAVLTPALKKNVGEWDDIANASSLCGACYEACPVKIPLHDMLVSLRRRKVEAGYGDKIEAAGMKGFAAVMGKAKRYNAVLKLGQIGQKLVVRDGGIRIKIGPLKGWNSYRVTPSLPKASFREGWKTLEQEIRHGLTEADPAIQARMAEALAARGKKGGHHHG, from the coding sequence ATGAGTCACGGGACAATGAAGTCAACAGTGAAGGAACGGGCCGATCTGGCCCTTAATGATGAGTTCCTGCGCAAAGCGGTGAAGTTCACGACTGAGCGTCTGCGCGGCGGCAAGCAGAAGGCAGCGGCAGACCATGGGAACTGGGACGATTGGCGCGAGCGGGGCAGACAGATTCGGCTGCATACGATCGCGCATCTGGACTATTATTTAACGACGTTTGCGAACAATGCGAGAGCGAACGGGGTTCATGTACATTTTGCAGAGACAGATGTGGAAGCTGTGAAAATCTCGCTTGAGATTGCCGCGGCGAAGCAGGCGAAATCGGTCGTTAAATCCAAGTCGATGGTGACGGAGGAGCTTCATCTGAACAAAGCGCTGGCAACGATTGGCGTGGAAGCAATTGAGACGGATTTGGGCGAGTACATCATTCAGCTGGCCGATGAAACACCGTCCCATATTATTATTCCAGCGATTCATAAGAACCGTTACCAAATTGCTGAACTGCTTTCGAAGGATGCTGGGGAAACGTTGGCGCCGGATACGACGATTTTGGCTGGTTTTGTTCGTAAAAAATTAAGAGAGAAATTCCTGGAAGCGGATATCGGCATGACGGGCTGTAATTTTGCCATTGCGGAGAGCGGATCGATGGTCTTGTTCGAAAATGAAGGCAACGCCCGCATGGTCACGACGGTGCCCAAAACGCAAATCACGCTCATGGGGATGGAGCGGATTATCCCGACGTGGGCCGATCTAGAGGTCATGGCAACCTTGCTGCCGCGCTCGGCAACAGGCCAGAAGCTGACCGTGTACATGTCCGGCATCACAGGTCCCCGCAGGGACGTTGACGGCGACGGACCCGATGAGATGCACATCATTATCGTGGACAACGGCCGTTCCCAGCAGCTCGGCGATCCCGAGTTTCAGGAGCTGCTGAACTGTATCCGCTGCGGCGCCTGCTTGAACGCCTGCCCGGTGTACCGCCATATCGGCGGTCATGCTTACGGCGGCACATATAGCGGACCGATCGGCGCGGTGCTCACGCCGGCGCTCAAGAAGAACGTGGGCGAATGGGACGATATCGCCAACGCGTCAAGTCTATGCGGCGCCTGCTATGAGGCGTGCCCTGTCAAGATCCCGCTGCACGACATGCTCGTATCCCTGCGTAGACGGAAGGTCGAAGCAGGCTACGGCGATAAGATCGAGGCCGCGGGTATGAAAGGTTTTGCCGCTGTGATGGGCAAAGCGAAGCGTTATAATGCTGTGCTCAAACTGGGCCAAATCGGCCAGAAGCTTGTTGTTCGTGATGGCGGTATCCGCATCAAGATCGGACCGCTCAAGGGGTGGAATTCGTACCGTGTGACACCGAGCCTGCCGAAGGCATCCTTCCGTGAAGGCTGGAAAACGTTAGAGCAAGAAATTCGCCATGGACTTACGGAGGCCGATCCTGCTATCCAAGCAAGAATGGCAGAAGCGTTGGCAGCACGGGGGAAAAAAGGAGGGCATCATCATGGCTAA
- a CDS encoding LutC/YkgG family protein, producing the protein MAKREITPDWQEKLMKLDQQSLADQESFMQSIAQKLGRPRVIDKPAHPFQGASDSWKAFEWTPEERVANFTANFQAAGGHVVKVASMEEAKTTITELVETLSVKRIIHQDQAELHSLELAEALPEVDLAVWNTDEDTNWKASAANADLGIVLADYAAAYTGSLTVLSSKEKGRSVSLLPGALIVLLPIERLKTRLGEILAPIDLIARKDLPAGIHFISGPSRSADIENDLTIGVHGPGIVHVLLIG; encoded by the coding sequence ATGGCTAAACGAGAGATTACGCCTGACTGGCAAGAGAAGTTAATGAAGCTTGATCAGCAATCCTTGGCGGACCAAGAAAGCTTCATGCAAAGCATCGCCCAGAAGCTGGGACGCCCACGTGTCATCGACAAGCCGGCTCATCCGTTCCAAGGCGCCTCCGACAGCTGGAAAGCTTTCGAGTGGACACCAGAGGAACGCGTCGCGAATTTTACGGCTAATTTCCAGGCCGCAGGCGGACACGTTGTGAAAGTTGCTTCCATGGAAGAGGCGAAAACGACCATTACAGAGCTCGTGGAAACGTTGAGTGTGAAGCGAATTATCCACCAGGATCAGGCGGAGCTTCACAGTTTGGAACTGGCCGAAGCGCTGCCCGAGGTGGATCTGGCGGTTTGGAACACCGATGAGGACACGAACTGGAAGGCCAGCGCAGCGAATGCGGATCTCGGCATCGTGCTCGCTGACTACGCGGCGGCTTACACAGGGTCCCTAACTGTGCTATCATCGAAAGAAAAAGGTAGATCCGTGAGCTTACTCCCAGGAGCCTTGATCGTCTTGCTGCCGATCGAGAGATTGAAAACGAGACTCGGCGAAATTCTCGCCCCGATCGATCTCATCGCGAGAAAGGACCTGCCCGCAGGTATTCACTTCATCTCGGGTCCGAGCCGTTCGGCGGACATTGAGAACGATTTGACGATCGGTGTGCATGGTCCAGGGATTGTTCACGTGTTACTTATCGGATAG
- a CDS encoding FadR/GntR family transcriptional regulator, producing MEVNKLQKQNHYDEIAQQIKAMIVQGQLKMGDKLPSTKELSERFGVGRSTMREALSALKAMGLIEIRQGGACRVIRQSPAEVSLPEWTSLKMNRTTLLELMEVRQSLEISIAALAAKKRTQQDLAQLQLIMQDMENAILDDAEGERTDLAFHEQLVQATHNAIMVQTCDSIRNAMEMMIRDIRRAELYANQEVAVQLLKEHKVIYEAIVNGDPVRATQAMREHLEHVESILIKYI from the coding sequence ATGGAAGTTAATAAGCTTCAGAAGCAGAATCACTATGATGAAATCGCCCAGCAAATCAAGGCCATGATCGTGCAAGGGCAATTGAAGATGGGCGATAAGCTCCCCTCTACCAAAGAACTGTCCGAGCGTTTTGGCGTTGGACGCTCGACGATGAGGGAGGCCCTCAGCGCGTTGAAGGCGATGGGCCTTATCGAGATTCGCCAAGGTGGCGCTTGCCGCGTCATTCGTCAGTCGCCCGCGGAGGTTTCCTTACCCGAATGGACATCACTGAAGATGAATCGAACGACACTGCTCGAGCTTATGGAAGTAAGGCAATCGCTGGAGATTTCGATCGCGGCGCTGGCCGCGAAGAAGCGGACTCAGCAGGATTTGGCCCAATTGCAGCTCATTATGCAGGATATGGAGAACGCGATCCTGGACGATGCAGAGGGCGAAAGAACGGACCTGGCCTTCCATGAACAGCTCGTGCAAGCCACACATAATGCAATCATGGTGCAGACTTGCGACTCGATCCGCAACGCCATGGAAATGATGATTCGCGATATCCGTCGTGCGGAGCTGTATGCGAATCAGGAAGTGGCTGTCCAGCTTTTGAAGGAACATAAAGTGATTTATGAAGCCATCGTCAATGGCGATCCTGTTCGAGCTACCCAAGCGATGCGCGAGCATTTGGAGCATGTGGAAAGTATTTTGATCAAATATATCTAA
- a CDS encoding Ger(x)C family spore germination protein yields the protein MMRFIILLLALILTSTLLGGCGFKDIDKRFFVVAMGIDWTGKKDKPYLVTLRLAIPASKVGEGLAESQIERQEAENIAEAVRNLKAHVDKEIDFGHCRVFLFGDSLVKETMNEPMNWLSRRRDIQLISYTAVAEPSASKLLASNPTTERLAGNSFFLTFGKEGTVSPYTVTEPLFDSFRRFKEKGMDPYLPVVSFDGDSYVVEHLALLDKMKQRLVLTPAETQLYNMSANEFSRAGIPITYEDEPLSFYVSGVHRNISISHDEIPVVKMTLNLKGIIEQARLNVNTKEVQRLLEKHVNERVEALLYKIRNAGVDPYGFGLHYLGQYFGKEADYAHWQSVYPEVTFKVETHVKIESTGLVH from the coding sequence ATGATGAGATTCATAATCCTCTTGCTCGCGCTCATCCTCACAAGCACGCTCCTCGGCGGATGCGGGTTTAAAGATATTGATAAACGGTTCTTCGTCGTTGCCATGGGCATCGATTGGACGGGGAAGAAGGACAAACCGTACCTCGTGACCCTCCGGCTAGCGATCCCGGCTTCTAAAGTCGGCGAGGGCTTAGCCGAAAGCCAAATCGAGCGCCAAGAAGCAGAGAACATTGCGGAAGCGGTTCGAAATCTCAAAGCGCACGTGGACAAAGAGATTGATTTCGGCCATTGCCGCGTCTTTCTTTTCGGGGACAGTCTCGTGAAGGAAACGATGAATGAGCCTATGAATTGGCTAAGCAGAAGGCGGGATATTCAGCTAATTTCCTATACGGCAGTTGCCGAGCCCAGCGCAAGCAAGCTGCTTGCCTCGAATCCAACGACCGAGCGCTTGGCGGGTAATTCCTTCTTTCTCACCTTCGGCAAAGAGGGGACCGTCTCTCCTTACACGGTAACCGAACCGTTATTCGATAGCTTCCGCCGATTCAAAGAGAAGGGGATGGACCCTTACCTGCCTGTTGTTAGCTTTGACGGCGATTCTTATGTGGTAGAGCACTTAGCGCTATTGGATAAAATGAAACAACGACTCGTCCTCACGCCAGCTGAAACACAGCTGTATAACATGAGTGCGAATGAGTTCAGTAGAGCGGGGATCCCGATTACGTACGAGGATGAGCCTCTTTCCTTTTACGTCTCAGGTGTACATCGGAACATCTCAATTTCGCATGACGAGATTCCTGTCGTAAAGATGACGCTCAACCTCAAAGGCATCATCGAGCAAGCTAGATTGAATGTGAATACCAAGGAGGTTCAGCGTCTGCTGGAGAAACACGTCAACGAGCGCGTGGAAGCCCTCCTCTATAAGATCAGAAATGCTGGGGTTGACCCTTACGGCTTCGGCCTCCATTATTTGGGTCAATACTTCGGCAAAGAAGCGGATTATGCCCATTGGCAATCGGTGTATCCCGAGGTGACTTTCAAAGTAGAAACGCATGTGAAAATTGAAAGCACGGGGCTTGTACATTAA